The following are from one region of the Salvia splendens isolate huo1 chromosome 2, SspV2, whole genome shotgun sequence genome:
- the LOC121768181 gene encoding uncharacterized protein LOC121768181 isoform X2 gives MQSRCTNHVSNMLYVLSRRLRRLCSTLRWFMWRPRPRPRVIIRRLGRRKKLAPSRSFDFNQNQNRGARPICLATFNAALFSLAPAVPAPERSVVLVQEEEDSLKSPKGILKQSPLHSQNNSDNNKFAKLRPNKVSINLPENEISLAQDRSMESSFRFNNTVAVAASAMRSPVWWDGAAALCGSRTIFDVLKEVDADILCLQDVKADEADEMRPLSDLASALGMSYVFAESWAPEFGNALLSRWPISKWRAERIYDDNDFRNVIKATVEVPWMGEVNVYSTQLDHLDETWRMKQINAIMHSTTPHFLAGGLNSLDSSDYSSHRWNHIVKYYEELGKPTPKVEVTNLLKERGYTDSKHFAGECEPVVVIAKGQRDLQVWHSCGLHFGVGRFALHVRPGILLGRLL, from the exons ATGCAATCAAGATGCACCAATCACGTCTCCAACATGCTCTACGTCCTCAGCCGGCGCCTCCGCCGCCTCTGCTCCACTCTCCGTTGGTTCATGTGGCGGCCCCGCCCCCGCCCCAGGGTCATCATCCGCCGTCTCGGCCGCAGAAAGAAACTGGCCCCGAGCCGCAGTTTTGATTttaaccaaaatcaaaaccgcgGCGCCCGGCCTATCTGCCTGGCGACGTTCAACGCCGCCCTGTTCTCTCTGGCGCCGGCCGTCCCGGCGCCAGAGAGATCGGTCGTTCTCGTCCAAGAAGAGGAGGATTCCCTCAAGTCCCCAAAAGGGATACTCAAACAGTCTCCACTTCACTCACAAAACAATTCAGACAACAACAAGTTCGCGAAACTGAGGCCTAATAAAGTCTCGATAAATCTCCCCGAAAACGAGATCTCGTTGGCGCAGGACAGATCAATGGAGAGCTCGTTCCGATTCAACAACACCGTTGCTGTCGCGGCGTCGGCCATGAGGTCGCCGGTGTGGTGGGACGGGGCGGCGGCCTTGTGCGGGAGCCGGACAATTTTCGACGTGCTGAAGGAGGTGGATGCTGACATCTTGTGCTTGCAGGATGTGAAGGCGGATGAGGCCGACGAGATGAGGCCGTTGTCGGACCTGGCGAGCGCGTTGGGGATGAGCTACGTGTTCGCGGAGAGCTGGGCGCCCGAGTTCGGGAACGCCCTTCTCTCGCGGTGGCCGATCAGCAAGTGGAGAGCTGAGAGGATATACGATGACAACGATTTCAG GAATGTGATAAAGGCGACGGTGGAGGTGCCATGGATGGGAGAGGTGAATGTGTACAGCACACAGCTGGATCATCTCGATGAGACATGGAGAATGAAGCAAATCAACGCCATCATGCATTCAACCACCCCTCATTTCCTTGCAGGAGGCCTCAACTCTCTTGATTCGTCGGATTACTCCTCCCACAGGTGGAACCACATCGTTAAG TACTACGAGGAGTTGGGGAAGCCTACTCCAAAGGTTGAAGTGACCAACTTGTTGAAGGAAAGAGGCTACACAGATTCCAAACATTTTGCAGGGGAATGTGAACCAGTAGTAGTGATAGCCAAAGGCCAAA GGGACTTGCAAGTATGGCACTCGTGTGGACTACATTTTGGGGTCGGAAGGTTTGCTCTACACGTTCGTCCCGGGATCCTACTCGGTCGTCTCCTCTAA
- the LOC121768181 gene encoding uncharacterized protein LOC121768181 isoform X1: protein MQSRCTNHVSNMLYVLSRRLRRLCSTLRWFMWRPRPRPRVIIRRLGRRKKLAPSRSFDFNQNQNRGARPICLATFNAALFSLAPAVPAPERSVVLVQEEEDSLKSPKGILKQSPLHSQNNSDNNKFAKLRPNKVSINLPENEISLAQDRSMESSFRFNNTVAVAASAMRSPVWWDGAAALCGSRTIFDVLKEVDADILCLQDVKADEADEMRPLSDLASALGMSYVFAESWAPEFGNALLSRWPISKWRAERIYDDNDFRNVIKATVEVPWMGEVNVYSTQLDHLDETWRMKQINAIMHSTTPHFLAGGLNSLDSSDYSSHRWNHIVKYYEELGKPTPKVEVTNLLKERGYTDSKHFAGECEPVVVIAKGQNVQGTCKYGTRVDYILGSEGLLYTFVPGSYSVVSSKGTSDHHIVKVDIVKVEDGGGKSMSWSKLRKRFVRMSSSSCSSKKWVESEMS, encoded by the exons ATGCAATCAAGATGCACCAATCACGTCTCCAACATGCTCTACGTCCTCAGCCGGCGCCTCCGCCGCCTCTGCTCCACTCTCCGTTGGTTCATGTGGCGGCCCCGCCCCCGCCCCAGGGTCATCATCCGCCGTCTCGGCCGCAGAAAGAAACTGGCCCCGAGCCGCAGTTTTGATTttaaccaaaatcaaaaccgcgGCGCCCGGCCTATCTGCCTGGCGACGTTCAACGCCGCCCTGTTCTCTCTGGCGCCGGCCGTCCCGGCGCCAGAGAGATCGGTCGTTCTCGTCCAAGAAGAGGAGGATTCCCTCAAGTCCCCAAAAGGGATACTCAAACAGTCTCCACTTCACTCACAAAACAATTCAGACAACAACAAGTTCGCGAAACTGAGGCCTAATAAAGTCTCGATAAATCTCCCCGAAAACGAGATCTCGTTGGCGCAGGACAGATCAATGGAGAGCTCGTTCCGATTCAACAACACCGTTGCTGTCGCGGCGTCGGCCATGAGGTCGCCGGTGTGGTGGGACGGGGCGGCGGCCTTGTGCGGGAGCCGGACAATTTTCGACGTGCTGAAGGAGGTGGATGCTGACATCTTGTGCTTGCAGGATGTGAAGGCGGATGAGGCCGACGAGATGAGGCCGTTGTCGGACCTGGCGAGCGCGTTGGGGATGAGCTACGTGTTCGCGGAGAGCTGGGCGCCCGAGTTCGGGAACGCCCTTCTCTCGCGGTGGCCGATCAGCAAGTGGAGAGCTGAGAGGATATACGATGACAACGATTTCAG GAATGTGATAAAGGCGACGGTGGAGGTGCCATGGATGGGAGAGGTGAATGTGTACAGCACACAGCTGGATCATCTCGATGAGACATGGAGAATGAAGCAAATCAACGCCATCATGCATTCAACCACCCCTCATTTCCTTGCAGGAGGCCTCAACTCTCTTGATTCGTCGGATTACTCCTCCCACAGGTGGAACCACATCGTTAAG TACTACGAGGAGTTGGGGAAGCCTACTCCAAAGGTTGAAGTGACCAACTTGTTGAAGGAAAGAGGCTACACAGATTCCAAACATTTTGCAGGGGAATGTGAACCAGTAGTAGTGATAGCCAAAGGCCAAA ATGTGCAGGGGACTTGCAAGTATGGCACTCGTGTGGACTACATTTTGGGGTCGGAAGGTTTGCTCTACACGTTCGTCCCGGGATCCTACTCGGTCGTCTCCTCTAAAGGAACCTCGGATCATCACATTGTTAAGGTTGATATCGTGAAAGTTGAAGATGGTGGTGGAAAGAGCATGAGTTGGAGCAAGTTGAGAAAGAGGTTTGTGAGGATGTCTAGTTCTTCTTGCTCTTcaaaaaagtgggtggaaagtgaaatgagttag
- the LOC121758889 gene encoding enhancer of mRNA-decapping protein 1-like — MGTEVLYSQDLLAQRLHVAPPPFHRRRNNPSQGNLTNLIVNRRPGNNTNANTNTNNKKTSPRSEKRKSNESKKATHGSDARRRDVSGGPTVGQVTILRRGQSLSSIAAKLNGGEGGDARSRSPPAKKPAADDMAPEMMPKPIRLSPAPLPDMYAGTAFALSPSPRSLPLPSFFNKKQQDFVKINSSDDPATRDLRRLLRLE, encoded by the coding sequence ATGGGGACGGAGGTTTTATACTCGCAGGATTTGTTAGCACAGCGGCTCCACGTCGCTCCGCCGCCCTTCCACCGCCGCAGAAACAACCCTTCCCAGGGGAATTTGACGAATTTGATCGTCAATCGGCGGCCGGGAAACAACACCAACgccaacaccaacaccaacaaTAAGAAGACTTCTCCCAGATCCGAGAAGAGAAAATCCAACGAATCAAAAAAAGCGACCCACGGCAGCGATGCGCGGCGGAGAGACGTCTCCGGCGGGCCGACGGTGGGCCAGGTCACGATTCTGCGGAGGGGCCAGTCGCTGAGCTCCATCGCCGCAAAATTGAACGGCGGCGAGGGAGGCGACGCGAGATCCAGGTCTCCGCCGGCGAAGAAGCCGGCGGCGGACGATATGGCTCCGGAAATGATGCCGAAGCCGATCCGCCTATCGCCGGCGCCGCTGCCCGACATGTACGCCGGGACCGCGTTTGCGCTGTCGCCATCTCCTCGATCTCTACCTCTACCTTCTTTTTTCAACAAGAAACAACAGGATTTCGTCAAGATCAATTCTTCCGATGATCCGGCGACGAGGGATCTGCGCCGATTGCTTCGACTCGAGTGA
- the LOC121783383 gene encoding uncharacterized protein At4g15545-like isoform X2, giving the protein MLAKESSRFDLPEELLEVLPQDPFEQLDIARKITSIALSTRVDSLESELSELRQDLADRDNIIAGMESQLQSLDASFAEASEKLAAAQQEKESLVKENEQLSNTVKKLNRDVTKLEAFRKTLMRSLQDDEDNPASGPKANLTNLPNNLEDDSDLPPSQTASTQSQISDAGILNSVDTDVEAVRARVPHSFLLASQNSTPRLTPPGSPPSLSASGSPYRTPKPLSPRRQRHSISVASTRGLYDDRSSVFSSLPSSQFSSMSSMESGSQPGKTRVDGKEFFRQVRSRLSYEQFSAFLANVKELNSHKQTKEETLGKADEIFGPDNKDLYAIFEGLITRNVQ; this is encoded by the exons ATGCTGGCGAAAGAATCGTCGAGGTTCGACCTTCCCGAGGAATTGCTGGAGGTTTTGCCTCAGGATCCGTTCGAGCAGCTCGATATAGCCCGCAAAATCACCTCCATTGCCCTATCCACACGCGTCGACTCCCTCGAGTCCGAGCTGTCGGAGCTCCGGCAGGACCTCGCCGACCGCGACAACATAATCGCCGGCATGGAGTCGCAGCTCCAGTCGCTCGACGCCTCCTTCGCCGAGGCTTCCGAAAAGCTCGCTGCTGCTCAGCAGGAGAAG GAAAGCTTGGTGAAGGAGAATGAGCAGCTGAGCAATACTGTGAAGAAGCTGAACAGGGATGTAACCAAG TTGGAAGCCTTCAGAAAGACGCTGATGCGGTCTCTTCAAGACGATGAGGATAATCCC GCAAGTGGTCCTAAGGCTAATCTGACTAATCTGCCTAACAATCTTG AGGATGATTCTGATTTACCGCCTAGCCAAACTGCTTCCACTCAAAGCCAGATCTCCGATGCTGGAATTTTGAATTCTGTGGACACTGATGTTGAAG CCGTGAGGGCTCGTGTACCACATAGCTTCTTACTAGCATCACAAAATAGCACACCTCGTCTCACACCTCCAGGTTCCCCTCCGAGTCTGTCTGCCTCTGGATCTCCGTATAGGACGCCCAAACCATTGTCTCCAAGGAGACAGAGACACTCGATTTCTGTTGCATCAACAAGAGGTCTTTATGATGATAGGTCTTCTGTGTTTTCTTCTCTGCCTTCAAGCCAGTTCAGTTCAATGTCAAGCATGGAATCGGGATCACAACCAG GGAAAACACGCGTTGATGGAAAAGAATTCTTTCGCCAAGTCAG GTCTCGCCTATCCTACGAGCAGTTCAGCGCATTTCTTGCAAACGTGAAGGAACTTAATTCCCACAAGCAAACAAAGGAG GAAACATTAGGGAAGGCGGATGAAATCTTCGGTCCCGATAATAAGGATCTCTACGCCATCTTTGAGGGGCTAATCACTCGTAACGTACAGTGA
- the LOC121783383 gene encoding uncharacterized protein At4g15545-like isoform X1 has protein sequence MLAKESSRFDLPEELLEVLPQDPFEQLDIARKITSIALSTRVDSLESELSELRQDLADRDNIIAGMESQLQSLDASFAEASEKLAAAQQEKESLVKENEQLSNTVKKLNRDVTKLEAFRKTLMRSLQDDEDNPASGPKANLTNLPNNLEDDSDLPPSQTASTQSQISDAGILNSVDTDVEAVRARVPHSFLLASQNSTPRLTPPGSPPSLSASGSPYRTPKPLSPRRQRHSISVASTRGLYDDRSSVFSSLPSSQFSSMSSMESGSQPGKTRVDGKEFFRQVRSRLSYEQFSAFLANVKELNSHKQTKEVCDVISFKPHFYITRQLHSRKAKIPPISNYEGIQLFLESMISSQVVGRLIWYV, from the exons ATGCTGGCGAAAGAATCGTCGAGGTTCGACCTTCCCGAGGAATTGCTGGAGGTTTTGCCTCAGGATCCGTTCGAGCAGCTCGATATAGCCCGCAAAATCACCTCCATTGCCCTATCCACACGCGTCGACTCCCTCGAGTCCGAGCTGTCGGAGCTCCGGCAGGACCTCGCCGACCGCGACAACATAATCGCCGGCATGGAGTCGCAGCTCCAGTCGCTCGACGCCTCCTTCGCCGAGGCTTCCGAAAAGCTCGCTGCTGCTCAGCAGGAGAAG GAAAGCTTGGTGAAGGAGAATGAGCAGCTGAGCAATACTGTGAAGAAGCTGAACAGGGATGTAACCAAG TTGGAAGCCTTCAGAAAGACGCTGATGCGGTCTCTTCAAGACGATGAGGATAATCCC GCAAGTGGTCCTAAGGCTAATCTGACTAATCTGCCTAACAATCTTG AGGATGATTCTGATTTACCGCCTAGCCAAACTGCTTCCACTCAAAGCCAGATCTCCGATGCTGGAATTTTGAATTCTGTGGACACTGATGTTGAAG CCGTGAGGGCTCGTGTACCACATAGCTTCTTACTAGCATCACAAAATAGCACACCTCGTCTCACACCTCCAGGTTCCCCTCCGAGTCTGTCTGCCTCTGGATCTCCGTATAGGACGCCCAAACCATTGTCTCCAAGGAGACAGAGACACTCGATTTCTGTTGCATCAACAAGAGGTCTTTATGATGATAGGTCTTCTGTGTTTTCTTCTCTGCCTTCAAGCCAGTTCAGTTCAATGTCAAGCATGGAATCGGGATCACAACCAG GGAAAACACGCGTTGATGGAAAAGAATTCTTTCGCCAAGTCAG GTCTCGCCTATCCTACGAGCAGTTCAGCGCATTTCTTGCAAACGTGAAGGAACTTAATTCCCACAAGCAAACAAAGGAGGTATGTGATGTCATTAGCTTTAAACCACATTTTTATATCACTAGACAGCTTCATTCAAGAAAAGCAAAAATCCCCCCAATCTCAAATTATGAAGGAATTCAACTGTTTCTTGAATCTATGATATCATCCCAAGTTGTTGGAAGACTAATTTGGTATGTATAA